A DNA window from Candidatus Poribacteria bacterium contains the following coding sequences:
- the prfB gene encoding peptide chain release factor 2 (programmed frameshift): MLADLKSEVEEMTDRLLELRGHLDLTNKEKELDTLQEETAKPEFWNDPPNAQKITQRVSNLREDVEKYRKLHAQLEDLQLLLSLAIEEDDQTVTEEIQADLKGITAEVEDIEFQLMLSGEHDPNNAILSIHPGAGGTESQDWAAMLMRMHLRWCEAHNYKTETIELLPGEEAGIKSATILVTGAYAYGYLRAEAGIHRLVRLSPFDFNNRRHTSFAAVAVSPEISDNIDVEIDPADLRVETYRSGGAGGQHVNRTDSAVRMTHLPTGIVAQCQNERSQHKNRDMAMKVLRSRVYEYFQAQRNEEISKLQGDRLDINFGSQIRSYVFHPYRLVKDLRTGVETGNIDAVMDGELDPFIESYLKDAKAEKK, from the exons ATGCTCGCAGACTTAAAATCTGAAGTCGAAGAAATGACCGATCGACTCCTAGAACTTAGGGGGCATCTT GACTTAACAAATAAAGAAAAAGAACTCGATACCCTTCAAGAAGAAACGGCAAAACCCGAATTTTGGAATGATCCCCCAAACGCCCAAAAAATCACACAACGGGTCTCGAACCTGCGAGAAGATGTAGAAAAATATCGAAAACTCCACGCCCAGCTTGAAGACCTGCAACTGCTGCTTTCACTTGCTATTGAGGAAGATGACCAGACCGTAACAGAGGAAATTCAAGCCGATTTGAAAGGAATTACAGCAGAGGTTGAAGATATTGAATTTCAACTGATGCTCAGTGGCGAGCACGATCCGAACAATGCAATCCTGAGCATTCACCCCGGCGCCGGCGGGACGGAATCCCAAGACTGGGCAGCCATGCTGATGCGGATGCATCTCCGCTGGTGTGAAGCACATAACTACAAGACCGAAACCATCGAACTATTGCCCGGCGAAGAAGCCGGCATCAAGAGTGCAACAATTTTGGTCACCGGCGCATATGCCTACGGCTATCTTCGCGCGGAAGCGGGCATCCATCGTCTCGTGCGTCTCTCCCCCTTCGATTTTAATAATCGCCGCCACACCTCTTTTGCAGCGGTCGCCGTATCCCCCGAAATTAGTGACAACATTGATGTTGAGATCGATCCGGCAGATCTGCGCGTTGAAACCTACAGATCTGGCGGCGCCGGTGGGCAGCATGTCAACCGCACCGATTCAGCAGTCCGAATGACCCATCTACCCACCGGAATTGTCGCACAATGCCAAAACGAAAGGTCGCAGCACAAAAACCGTGATATGGCAATGAAGGTTTTACGGTCACGGGTCTATGAATACTTTCAAGCGCAACGAAACGAAGAAATCTCAAAGCTGCAAGGCGACCGGCTCGATATCAACTTCGGCAGCCAGATCCGCTCCTACGTGTTTCACCCCTACCGTCTCGTGAAGGATTTGCGAACGGGCGTTGAAACTGGAAACATCGATGCCGTTATGGATGGCGAACTAGATCCGTTTATTGAAAGCTACCTAAAAGACGCGAAAGCCGAAAAGAAATGA
- the lnt gene encoding apolipoprotein N-acyltransferase — translation MLIKRYQTWILAGISGILLILSFPSFNLYPLAWISLIPLLIALQSTSTWKSAFLHGYLTGAIFFLGLIYWIALLYPFANIFLTTFACLLLAGYLAVYFGIFSVLLHGLPWKSGLPFIFTVSTIWIGLEWVCSWFLTGFPWGSMGYTQWNNLPAIQIASITGVHGVSFIVVLLNTTIADIIHTHFISKNQSTTSKTSVAATKGKAFVSSLLRFTHHASRFIPIVIVIACLIYGAQVLSKPIKTASDVKIALVPGNVPQIEKWDRAYWSQIFERYMNLVKAADTEEPDLIILPETALRGEIFVLEGNVYLPRLKQILEEQQIYLLTGLADYTAAPKIYNSVHLLSPTGEKLGSYSKMHLVPFGEYVPITRHLPNFIQLPTGFEAGKSIDLFPIPNSENRQMGAVICFESVFPDLFRKFVKKGASVMGILTNDAWFDGTAAPEQHLAMAPFRAVENRVAVFRCANGGISCIIDALGRTTAPPIQANDTENFLVARIPLSNHGGTVYTRYGDWFPILCFLVSGLIILYHHRTWIAAKLRRDDTT, via the coding sequence ATGCTCATAAAACGCTATCAAACCTGGATCCTCGCCGGCATATCCGGCATCCTACTCATCCTCAGCTTCCCAAGTTTCAACCTCTACCCGCTTGCGTGGATCAGCCTTATCCCCCTACTGATCGCCCTACAATCCACGTCCACTTGGAAATCCGCCTTTCTACACGGCTACCTCACCGGCGCGATCTTCTTCCTCGGACTGATCTACTGGATCGCCCTGCTCTATCCCTTCGCAAACATCTTCCTCACCACATTCGCCTGCCTACTGCTAGCTGGTTATCTCGCAGTGTACTTCGGTATCTTTTCCGTGCTGCTACATGGACTGCCGTGGAAATCCGGTCTGCCCTTTATCTTCACCGTATCTACAATCTGGATAGGATTAGAATGGGTGTGCAGCTGGTTTCTGACAGGTTTCCCATGGGGCAGCATGGGCTATACACAATGGAACAACCTGCCAGCAATCCAGATCGCATCAATCACAGGCGTGCACGGTGTCAGTTTCATCGTTGTCCTCCTCAACACCACAATCGCAGATATAATCCACACCCATTTCATATCAAAAAACCAATCAACTACCTCTAAAACCTCAGTCGCAGCAACTAAGGGAAAAGCCTTTGTCTCGTCCTTATTACGTTTCACGCATCACGCATCACGCTTCATTCCCATCGTGATTGTCATCGCCTGCCTTATCTACGGTGCACAAGTGTTATCCAAGCCCATTAAGACCGCCTCAGATGTTAAAATTGCCCTTGTACCGGGAAACGTCCCGCAGATCGAAAAGTGGGATCGGGCATACTGGTCCCAAATCTTCGAGAGATATATGAATCTGGTAAAAGCAGCAGACACCGAAGAACCCGATCTCATTATCCTACCCGAAACCGCCCTGCGTGGTGAAATCTTCGTTTTGGAAGGGAATGTCTACCTCCCAAGATTGAAACAGATTTTAGAAGAACAGCAGATATACCTACTCACAGGACTGGCTGACTACACAGCCGCACCGAAAATATATAACAGCGTGCATCTGCTATCCCCAACCGGTGAAAAACTTGGTAGCTACTCCAAGATGCACCTTGTCCCCTTTGGAGAGTACGTCCCGATCACCCGTCACCTCCCCAACTTTATCCAACTACCCACCGGATTTGAGGCAGGCAAGTCAATTGATCTCTTCCCAATCCCCAATTCTGAAAATCGCCAGATGGGAGCTGTTATCTGCTTTGAATCCGTGTTCCCAGATCTGTTCCGCAAATTCGTTAAGAAAGGGGCTTCCGTGATGGGAATCCTTACCAACGATGCGTGGTTCGACGGAACAGCAGCCCCAGAACAGCATCTTGCCATGGCACCCTTCCGCGCTGTCGAGAACCGTGTAGCTGTTTTCCGTTGCGCCAACGGCGGTATATCGTGTATAATTGATGCGCTCGGCAGGACAACCGCGCCGCCGATCCAAGCTAATGATACAGAAAACTTCCTAGTAGCGAGGATTCCATTAAGCAATCACGGGGGAACCGTTTATACGCGCTACGGCGATTGGTTCCCGATTCTGTGTTTCCTTGTGAGCGGACTCATAATTCTCTATCATCATCGAACTTGGATCGCCGCCAAGCTCAGGCGGGACGATACCACGTAG